In a genomic window of Littorina saxatilis isolate snail1 linkage group LG6, US_GU_Lsax_2.0, whole genome shotgun sequence:
- the LOC138968721 gene encoding ribosomal RNA-processing protein 8-like isoform X3 produces MSKSPVEGMSKKKKRPVKGDAQVKKRLVKGDAQVKKSPKSKLEKAAKEVDRDHLPKKTLNGVKTSPKDAKKQKISQGTEADKIRKAVNLNIKLSVDLSSKTDRKPTKRKRPEEVLMTKTSKKLKVDEKHQNGDSVPEVEKVGSVIEMTRKQRRNRNKKNSKKNKYKHLALNKTPDEAVDGNKKNTPVSHTSPGGVASKKKMPKLKQVPSTKKTLPEEKSSSIEGALQMTSTQHAMPLSKKKKKTDSGLKAKVEVGKKIKVAGYQEMVKSKKKRKTAVVKVQKMVHTEPADGLKRHRDDDSDSDEDSVWSNSADEDFSDSGDTDSDVEDRSRLPVTKHSQDAENNMQSKKGTSSGEKISQTMKQQKSKPLSFTEQTRQKLNSARFRFLNEQLYTSTGRQALEIFKDDPEAFQVYHEGFQAQVARWPVNPLDTIIHQLSKGKAGAVLADFGCGDGHLAESLPKHKVHSFDLVASKPFITACNIARVPLENSSVDVAVFCLSLMGTNLSDYLCEANRVLKQGGTLRVTEVVSRFYSVNNFVKNVEALGFRHQKKNRIEVHGP; encoded by the exons ATGTCAAAATCACCAGTGGAAGGGAtgtcaaaaaagaagaaaagaccaGTGAAAGGGGACGCTCAAGTAAAGAAAAGACTTGTGAAAGGGGACGCTCAAGTAAAGAAATCCCCAAAGTCTAAACTGGAAAAGGCTGCAAAAGAAGTTGACAGGGATCATCTTCCAAAGAAAACGCTAAATGGTGTAAAAACATCTCCAAAagatgcaaaaaaacaaaagatttcaCAGGGGACAGAAGCTGACAAAATCCGAAAGGCTGTTAACTTAAATATCAAACTCAGTGTGGATCTAAGTAGCAAAACTGACAGAAAACCTACCAAAAGGAAGAGACCTGAAGAGGTTCTTATGACAAAGACTTCGAAAAAACTAAAAGTGgatgaaaaacatcaaaatggTGACAGTGTTCCAGAGGTTGAGAAAGTAGGCAGTGTCATAGAAATGACAAGAAAGCAAAGGCGTAATCGTAACAAGAAAAATAGCAAGAAAAATAAGTACAAGCATCTTGCATTGAACAAAACTCCTGATGAAGCCGTGGATGGAAACAAGAAGAACACACCAGTTTCTCACACATCACCAGGCGGTGTGGCCTCTAAAAAGAAGATGCCAAAGCTTAAACAGGTGCCTTCTACGAAGAAGACTCTTCCTGAAGAAAAATCAAGTTCTATTGAAGGCGCCTTACAAATGACATCAACACAGCATGCTATGCCTTtgagcaagaaaaagaaaaagactgaTAGTGGCTTGAAGGCAAAAGTGGAGGTGGGAAAAAAGATAAAAGTTGCAGGTTACCAGGAAATGGtaaaatcaaagaaaaagaggaagaCAGCTGTTGTCAAGGTGCAGAAAATGGTGCACACAGAACCAGCTGATGGTCTCAAAAGACACAGAGATGATGATTCTGATTCCGACGAAGACAGTGTGTGGAGTAATTCTGCTGATGAGGACTTTTCTGACAGtggtgatactgatagtgatgtTGAAGATAGGTCAAGGTTACCAGTCACAAAACATTCTCAAGATGCTGAGAACAACATGCAGTCTAAAAAAGGGACTTCATCTGGAGAGAAAATCTCACAGACTATGAAACAGCAAAAAAGTAAGCCACTGTCTTTCACTGAACAAACTCGTCAGAAGCTAAACTCTGCTCGATTTCGCTTCCTGAATGAACAGTTGTACACTAGCACGGGGAGGCAGGCACTGGAGATTTTCAAGGATGACCCGGAGGCTTTCCAGGTGTACCACGAAGGCTTCCAGGCACAGGTAGCCAGGTGGCCGGTCAACCCCTTGGATACCATCATCCATCAACTCAGCAAAGG GAAAGCTGGCGCTGTGCTTGCAGACTTTGGTTGTGGGGATGGTCACTTAGCAGAGAGTTTGCCCAAGCACAAGGTCCACTCCTTTGATCTGGTGGCAAGCAAGCCTTTCATCACTGCCTGTAACATTGCCAGG GTTCCTCTGGAGAACAGCAGTGTAGATGTTGCcgtgttctgtctgtctctgatgGGAACCAACCTCTCCGACTATCTGTGTGAAGCAAACAGGGTCCTGAAGCAAGG
- the LOC138968721 gene encoding ribosomal RNA-processing protein 8-like isoform X2 yields MSKSPVEGMSKKKKRPVKGDAQVKKRLVKGDAQVKKSPKSKLEKAAKEVDRDHLPKKTLNGVKTSPKDAKKQKISQGTEADKIRKAVNLNIKLSVDLSSKTDRKPTKRKRPEEVLMTKTSKKLKVDEKHQNGDSVPEVEKVGSVIEMTRKQRRNRNKKNSKKNKYKHLALNKTPDEAVDGNKKNTPVSHTSPGGVASKKKMPKLKQVPSTKKTLPEEKSSSIEGALQMTSTQHAMPLSKKKKKTDSGLKAKVEVGKKIKVAGYQEMVKSKKKRKTAVVKVQKMVHTEPADGLKRHRDDDSDSDEDSVWSNSADEDFSDSGDTDSDVEDRSRLPVTKHSQDAENNMQSKKGTSSGEKISQTMKQQKSKPLSFTEQTRQKLNSARFRFLNEQLYTSTGRQALEIFKDDPEAFQVYHEGFQAQVARWPVNPLDTIIHQLSKGKAGAVLADFGCGDGHLAESLPKHKVHSFDLVASKPFITACNIARVPLENSSVDVAVFCLSLMGTNLSDYLCEANRVLKQGGTLRVTEVVSRFYSVNNFVKNVEALGFRHQKKDRGAWSIEGVHGFYHEPVQLMD; encoded by the exons ATGTCAAAATCACCAGTGGAAGGGAtgtcaaaaaagaagaaaagaccaGTGAAAGGGGACGCTCAAGTAAAGAAAAGACTTGTGAAAGGGGACGCTCAAGTAAAGAAATCCCCAAAGTCTAAACTGGAAAAGGCTGCAAAAGAAGTTGACAGGGATCATCTTCCAAAGAAAACGCTAAATGGTGTAAAAACATCTCCAAAagatgcaaaaaaacaaaagatttcaCAGGGGACAGAAGCTGACAAAATCCGAAAGGCTGTTAACTTAAATATCAAACTCAGTGTGGATCTAAGTAGCAAAACTGACAGAAAACCTACCAAAAGGAAGAGACCTGAAGAGGTTCTTATGACAAAGACTTCGAAAAAACTAAAAGTGgatgaaaaacatcaaaatggTGACAGTGTTCCAGAGGTTGAGAAAGTAGGCAGTGTCATAGAAATGACAAGAAAGCAAAGGCGTAATCGTAACAAGAAAAATAGCAAGAAAAATAAGTACAAGCATCTTGCATTGAACAAAACTCCTGATGAAGCCGTGGATGGAAACAAGAAGAACACACCAGTTTCTCACACATCACCAGGCGGTGTGGCCTCTAAAAAGAAGATGCCAAAGCTTAAACAGGTGCCTTCTACGAAGAAGACTCTTCCTGAAGAAAAATCAAGTTCTATTGAAGGCGCCTTACAAATGACATCAACACAGCATGCTATGCCTTtgagcaagaaaaagaaaaagactgaTAGTGGCTTGAAGGCAAAAGTGGAGGTGGGAAAAAAGATAAAAGTTGCAGGTTACCAGGAAATGGtaaaatcaaagaaaaagaggaagaCAGCTGTTGTCAAGGTGCAGAAAATGGTGCACACAGAACCAGCTGATGGTCTCAAAAGACACAGAGATGATGATTCTGATTCCGACGAAGACAGTGTGTGGAGTAATTCTGCTGATGAGGACTTTTCTGACAGtggtgatactgatagtgatgtTGAAGATAGGTCAAGGTTACCAGTCACAAAACATTCTCAAGATGCTGAGAACAACATGCAGTCTAAAAAAGGGACTTCATCTGGAGAGAAAATCTCACAGACTATGAAACAGCAAAAAAGTAAGCCACTGTCTTTCACTGAACAAACTCGTCAGAAGCTAAACTCTGCTCGATTTCGCTTCCTGAATGAACAGTTGTACACTAGCACGGGGAGGCAGGCACTGGAGATTTTCAAGGATGACCCGGAGGCTTTCCAGGTGTACCACGAAGGCTTCCAGGCACAGGTAGCCAGGTGGCCGGTCAACCCCTTGGATACCATCATCCATCAACTCAGCAAAGG GAAAGCTGGCGCTGTGCTTGCAGACTTTGGTTGTGGGGATGGTCACTTAGCAGAGAGTTTGCCCAAGCACAAGGTCCACTCCTTTGATCTGGTGGCAAGCAAGCCTTTCATCACTGCCTGTAACATTGCCAGG GTTCCTCTGGAGAACAGCAGTGTAGATGTTGCcgtgttctgtctgtctctgatgGGAACCAACCTCTCCGACTATCTGTGTGAAGCAAACAGGGTCCTGAAGCAAGG